Proteins encoded within one genomic window of bacterium:
- a CDS encoding alkaline phosphatase family protein, with the protein MRGLRYSFLTLLLLYACALPSGCGRDGGGRVAPASPPELLVIGIDSADWSLLDPMIAEGRLPRLAAFRAQSASGRMKTFVPLEKSPLLWASICTGVGPEVHGVASFLGESDRKAPTGSAWNAPAIWDMIGAAGQSTAVSGMWTTYPARPIDGVMVSDYLPYGRERSVPLAKLVFPDSLSARVVACRVDPDSLRARDLARFLPPGADVAALEAAYPRQLRNLREFWAADLGYLNVARLLKDVADFNLFFFYLRGPDMMSHSFHHYLKDDPASPRNDPAELAAFREILPLYYDWVDEAVGEVLSWFPPDRQTVILSDHGFFGPRQNGRGTVEHSEWGIFLVRSPLYEAGAVVDRIELLDVCPTFLSLLGLPPAKDMPGAILVQGLTDAGRRHVKQLEKHRVPSYMELRPVEGAEAGLDPAVGEEIRKQLRSLGYIN; encoded by the coding sequence ATGAGAGGCCTGCGCTACTCGTTCCTGACGCTTTTGCTCCTGTACGCCTGCGCGCTGCCGTCCGGTTGCGGCCGTGACGGGGGCGGCCGCGTCGCGCCCGCCTCACCGCCCGAGCTGCTGGTCATCGGGATCGACTCCGCCGACTGGAGCCTGCTCGACCCCATGATCGCCGAGGGCCGCCTGCCCCGCCTCGCCGCGTTCCGCGCGCAGTCCGCTTCCGGACGCATGAAGACCTTCGTCCCGCTGGAGAAGTCGCCGCTGCTGTGGGCGAGCATCTGCACCGGCGTCGGGCCCGAGGTGCACGGCGTCGCCTCCTTCCTGGGGGAGTCCGACCGCAAGGCGCCCACCGGGAGCGCCTGGAACGCCCCGGCGATCTGGGACATGATCGGCGCCGCGGGCCAGAGCACGGCCGTCAGCGGCATGTGGACCACGTACCCGGCCCGGCCCATCGACGGCGTCATGGTCAGCGACTACCTGCCGTACGGCCGCGAGCGCAGCGTGCCCCTGGCCAAGCTGGTCTTCCCCGATTCGCTGAGCGCGCGCGTCGTCGCCTGCCGCGTCGACCCCGACTCGCTGCGGGCGCGGGACCTGGCGCGGTTCCTGCCTCCCGGCGCCGACGTCGCGGCGCTCGAGGCCGCCTACCCGCGCCAGCTGCGGAACCTGCGGGAGTTCTGGGCCGCCGACCTGGGCTACCTGAACGTCGCTCGCCTGCTGAAGGACGTCGCGGACTTCAACCTCTTCTTCTTCTACCTGCGCGGCCCGGACATGATGAGCCACTCGTTCCACCATTACCTGAAGGACGACCCGGCGTCGCCGCGCAACGACCCGGCCGAGCTGGCGGCGTTCCGGGAGATCCTGCCCCTCTACTACGACTGGGTCGACGAGGCGGTGGGCGAGGTGCTGTCGTGGTTCCCCCCCGACCGCCAGACCGTGATCCTGTCGGACCACGGCTTCTTCGGCCCCCGGCAGAACGGCCGCGGGACGGTCGAGCACAGCGAGTGGGGCATCTTCCTGGTGCGCAGTCCCCTGTACGAGGCCGGCGCGGTCGTCGACCGCATCGAACTGCTCGACGTCTGCCCCACCTTCCTCTCGCTGCTGGGCCTGCCGCCCGCCAAGGACATGCCGGGCGCGATCCTGGTGCAGGGACTGACCGACGCGGGCCGCCGCCACGTCAAGCAGCTGGAGAAGCACCGCGTGCCTTCCTACATGGAACTGCGCCCCGTCGAGGGCGCCGAAGCGGGGCTCGACCCCGCGGTG